One Drosophila gunungcola strain Sukarami chromosome 2R unlocalized genomic scaffold, Dgunungcola_SK_2 000004F, whole genome shotgun sequence genomic window, aCGCGGCCTTTGCGTAgactaaacaaaataaacattatatGCAGCGTTTGAAGGTGTTTTTGGGCAGAGCCACAAGTCAGAGGCCCCGTGCGCACTTGCTATAAACAAATAAGGCGAAAAAGTACCCAAAAATGGAGGGAAAATCGAAGAGGAGGGAAAACATCAGCGGAAGGGCCCCCAacaacaagtttttaatgcaTGTCGATGTCGTCGTCGCCGCCGCAGATCAAAGGCAAATcgtatatacacatatatatatatatatatatatatatagtgttGCGAGAGAGGTTGGGGTGCTGCATAGGATACCATTCGAATGGGTTGGATTGCTGGATTGGTGGAAATGCAGGCAGGGGTGGTCGTTTAATTGCACTTGCCGCTTACTTTTTTATCTGCTTGCCTGCCATGGAGTAACCTGCGCATGTGTAGTCGCCTTTGGATATTACCATTGCCTATGGCTTTGCCTTTGATGTGCGCTGTTTATTCGAGCTCtataaaaaaccataaaatatgcataaaacaCATAGGCAATTGCGATTGAAGCCCTGAACAGGCATGAATATGGCacatggaaatggaaatggaaatgaagcGATTAAGTGCAGACGCTGGCAATTGGAAAGAAATTGTCGTCGGCAATTGCGTTGAATTCACTTGATGATGGCCGGAGTAGATGACTTATGTTGACACAGGAGGGTGATTCTGGACCTTCAAAAGGGGAATTACATGACAGTACCTGTGTAATGAAATAATCAGAACAAAAAGTGAAAGTTATATTGACATTTCAATACATTTAATATGCCCAATTGATTTagaatttaaatgattttctatttctttgaaattatttgatatttcttaaaaatgagTTTGTCCTATTACATCAAGATATATAAATCTTATCACAGCTATTGGTTCgtaattaaaacatttctatgaattttttataaaagtaatcaatctcaatctcaacacttatttttaagatacagcatatttaaagaaatcgTAATCTTCTTAATTTCATGAATTTCTTGCCTTgctaataattaattaaaaaattctacgaattgataataaaataagctttcgaaatgcaatttattaccttctttgaatttataataaaagaagttcatgttttaaaatcttaattaaTACATACTTAGAAAACTggaaaactaaacaaaatttatataaaattaaactaaactcAGCACggtttttttaagataaaataaaatatatatatcacaaTTCGATGAACTTCTTTTCTAGGACCTCAAGCTTAAATCTAGATATTTtcattgtattatttaatgaaaaagcAACCCTCCAACTCTCCACAAAGAAATGCCAGAATGTCGAGCTAGTTTACGACCTTTTATCGGGGGTTGGGTTTTCCTGCTGCAGCAGCGGAGTTTTTCGTCATCCGATGCGTGCTGCTTTCGTCATAAAAAGCGCATAAAAAGCTGTTGAACACTCATCCGGGTTCCATGGGCTTTACGGCCGTGCCAAGTGGGCTACGAATTTACGATGGTGGAGCGAAGGAATTTTACGAGGTCCCCACAACGCTTGTTCcgccgcaaaaaaaaataagaaaaacgatTGCGCTATAAAATGGGGCTCTATGAGagccataaaatatttattctacTAAAAAATAACTGTACATGggatatatatacacacagacacacacatgcataaatacatatagtaaatataaactagataaatataaatacaaatagatTTCTGGCGATTTCACAAGTTCCTTTTTTTGATTCTCAACAACAAAAGGGAGTAACACTTCGAGGAGCATGTGACCGAGATCATGGAAAGTGGCTGAGAAGTGGGCACTTGCACTCCTCACACAATATCATCGGCCACCTGGGACTCCTGCTCCAGGATCACACTCTCCCTCAGTTTGCTCTTCAGAGTCTTGCTGGAATTGACGTCCGTCAGGCAGGGCTCGTTCTCCGGATGATCCTGGTGATCCTGGCCATCGGTGGGCCCGTTGGCATGGCCGCCGTCCTCCAACTGGACCTTGCCCAGGTGACGACGGTAGCGGTACCAAACCTTCAGGCCCAGCACCAGCACAAAGTACAGGAAGGCCAGGCAAATGATCACGATGATGATCCTGGTCACAATCGAATTGGAGGCGGATTTGCTGGACCTCACCACCAGCAGGACATCTTCCCGCTTCAGTCCCGCACTGCTGCCAATGGTGCAGCCATAGCGACCCTCATCCTCCGGCCGAACATTCCGTATCTCCAGTGTGCCATTCTCCATCAGCAGAAAGCGTTCCGCATCCGTGTTGTTCTCGTTCAAATAGGTGAGATCCTTGTCCCACTGAATCGTCGGCTTGGGCTCTCCAACCGCCTGGCAGTGGATCACTGCTGTTCCAGCTTCGGCCACCTCAATGGGTCCCTCGGGCGGAACACTGAACTTGGGCGCCACCACCACATTGATGGACACGGTGGCACTGATCTGACCCTGGCTGTTGGAGGCGATGCAGGTGTACTGACCCCTCTGCTCATTGCTGACCTGGCTGAAGATCAGTGTGCCATTCTGGTCGGTCACATTGGCGGGCAGCGGCAGTTGGGTTTCCTAGAAGGATAAGAAGTAGGAGTTAAATGGATGTTACTTATGGCACAGTAAGTTGTGGTTTATACTAtcctaaaaaaaacagatgtcgattaaaatttaaatgtttttcaaccgcagatttttatatttgaacattgaaaatattattgcttaaaaaatttaaggacAAGAAGTAAGGGTTAAATGGAAAGTACGATGTGGATTATTATAAGCTAAGAAAAGTATAGAATTCATTTCAGAATTTATGGTTTCTTAAAATTACTATTGTTTAATTGGTTtgaatatttgaattaaatttcttttagaaGTCAAATGCAACTATAATATACCCTGTTGATATAAACTAAATTGCCAGAGATGTATGTATTTGCAAACGGAAAATATTATTGGTTAAAATATTCCAGTTATGCATTTCAATTCGTTCAcctaaaatttatatttacaatttcttttttccagaaaaatgtttataacaaaagaaacattttgatttCTTAAACATTGGCTcttttgaaacaaaataaatattttgtgacTGAAATGTCCTTTTGAATGtccttattattttttataatcaggtaataaaatatatattttaaggacTTGCTCTTTAAGGAgcagatatttaaaatttgattgctTATCTAGTTGATTATCTAAAGTTTACTCACCCTCATCCATTTGACTTGTGGCGGTGGTGTTCCCTGTGCCTTGCAGTGCACTTTACTTAGAGAACCCAACTCCAAGTTTTTGAGGTGGGCTGTGGCACGAACTTAAGTTGTTCTATGACCACGAGGACTCCGGAAATGGAACTGGCTGCCGGGGATCCCTCGATGAGCAACTGGCACTGATACTGACCGGCATCGCTGGCCAGAACACTGTTGAATTGCAGCGCACCACTGTCCCTGTTCAAGGTCACTCGCGAATCCTCGCGCAACATGGTCTCCAGCTGGGGTtcgctggtggtgctgctcaTCCTGCCCAGCTCCACTTGACGGAGTGTTTTGTTGTCCTTCCGCCAGCGCAGAATGACGCTGCTGCTCTGCAGATACCCATCAGGCAGTTGGTAGTCGCAGGGAAGTTGCAAAGGACTCTGTTCCTTGATGGTTATCGAGGATTGGGGTCCTCTCGCGATGCTCACATCCTCCAAAGACAGGGGCGCGGCTGAGGAAGGGTCGGATATGGGACGAGTTATGAAAGCGGAACAAAAAGATGAGTCAGTCAGGCAATTCAACTCACCGTAAGAGCACAAGATCAGACAGCAGAATCCCAGGCCGCAGCTCAACAATCGTCTTCCGTTCAGCCCCATTTCGAGCCGAAGAACGAAGAATTCTTTTGATTTCACTTCGTACTTCCTTCGCTTCTTTCGCACAAAACCGGTGTGTGTGCTCTTCTTTTCTGCTTGTTTAATTGCCGATTTTTGAAGGAATTCCGTTTGCCTTCGTCGTCGCGGCTTGTATATCtctgcctttgcctttgcctttgcaccacttattttgtttgcctcacttcatttcatttattccGGCCGGAGTGGAGAGCATTTGCTTTAtggttatttttatgttacGCACACGCGTCACGCTTTATTATCCTGCCGCAGACGCACAGCCCGGGGATCTTTCGAGCGATTTGGGTTCCAGTTCGAGGAAAGATGGAATCGCTATCGCTGTCTGGAGGGCACAACCTTCCGCGTTCGGTTTCGGAACTCAACTGACGACGCCGCATCGGGCTAATTTAACGCTGCCAGCCGGCGCACGGTTCGCACATGCGCCCTCAATTGTACCCAGTATTACCCGGTATTTTCACACGGGTGCAGGGAGAAACTCTGCTACTACCATAACGTCCACTGAGCTACTACCTTTTCAAATGAGTAAGATGGTAAAGTAGTAGTGTAAATTATAAGCCAATTTGGCAGAGTAAAATTCACCTATCAATCTATAAGTAATATGACGTAcggtattaaataaaatagtatatTTCAGATATAGTATATTTCACTAAACTCTGCTGGATTTTATTACCACTACATCCACTGAGCTACTACCTTTTCAAATAAGTAAGATGGTAAAATAGTAGTGTAGATGATAAGCCAATTTGACAGAGTAAAATGTATCCATCAAACCACAAGGTTTATGAGGTgaggttttaataaaaaaaagtatatctTTCAGATATAGTTTACTTCACTAACATTTGTGTGTCCATAATTGGCAATTCACATTCTTGAGTAAGTCTAAAGCTGCttcaatatttgaattttaattatttatacaatatattttatttaaacattctgtaaataaaaacaatccgtaaacaaacaaacagacaacaaaataagaaaatttatacttgaattttaaattttagaaaacttATTCTCATAATGAGAAATAACATACCCAAAATTAGAGGTGTAGCACTCTAAAATATACGGATCTGTGActtgaaatgttttaataattttaatttaaagctgaaatttaaacaaaagttatgTGGAGGACATggattacatttattttctaattcaaaattaatattagcAAAGTTTGGACAAGGAAATTTACAATCAATTTCTATAAACAAATGCTAATCAATACTATTCGAATACAGCCTACTTAtctatgaaaaaaattatataaatttcaatcTCGTTCTGAGCAGTATATACGAGCAACTCTTGAGAATCTTAGGCTTATTGTCCGTGAGGAAAGGGGAAATGCCGTCTAAAATTGAGGTATGGTCGAGACACGATTGTACAGCGTCTGTCTTTTGGCCACGCGGAAAGGACAGCGGGTCATCATCTTGAAGACGACGGCACCGCAGACGACGAACAGTCCCCAGAATACGTATGTGAAAAGCAGGATAAAACGATTCGGCTGCCACAGAACCGTGTAGCTTAGGTTGTAGTTTTCTAAAATCAAGATGAGGGTCAAGTTGAGCCGGGGACAGGTTGTAAAACCATTGCAAAACTCACCCAACACCGCATAGCCTATGCCAATCTTAGACTTTCCCATGCGATACGAGGATGTGGGCACCATGATCTCCAAATAGCTGTGCTCCTGCTCCTTCAGGGCCTTCAGATCAAAGTGCCTCACGGCGTTTTCATAGAAGTTGATCACCTTGGTGGAggggtaaataaatattctcgATTCGTGCCAGTGGCCCGAGAAAATGATATGTGGATCCAAGTCACTGATGATGGCCCTCAGCAAGGGTCCACCGCCAATGAGCAGCGGGGCATGCGAGACGCCAATCCGAAGCCGATCGGCATTGTTATCCCTATCCGGATTGGTAAAGTCCAGCAGCATGCGGTTGATCTTGAAGAAGCGCAAGTGATTGTCATAGTCAAAGAGATCTTCGCTCATGAATTCGTTCTCGAAGCGCCTTTGGTTTGAGTTGGATATGTAGTCGCCATTCTCGCCGCCAATATCATTGTCACCCGGCACATGGACGCGCTGAAAAAAGGCAGAGATCATCCGAAACTATTAGGTTTTAAGGGGTTATTGTTCATTAACATACCTGTGTTAAACTAAGTgctaactattttaaatagataGAAAACTGTAGTATGTAATTATCTTTAAGATAATATTTCAATAGTATAAGAAGTAATCTTAAGGATCCTTACACATAATTATAGGGAACTCTTACCTTTTTGAACTTTTTGTTCTGATAGATTCGCCTGAATCGCTGCACATACTGCTTGTATTCCTGGGCCGTGGCTATATTGCCCTCGTCCAGCAGATCGCCCAGGAAAATGATGATGTGGGGCTGCGTGAAGGCCAGAGCTCGCTCGAAGGTCTTGGCCAGATATCTATCCGAATCGTATCTGGCCAAGGGACTGTGCGAGGATCGATCATAAGAGTTTCCCAGGATCTGGGGATCGGCGATGAGCAGCAGGCGGGTGCAATTATCTAGTTGGGAAAGCCGGTAAGTGGGTGttcctttttagaaactgGGTTACAACTTACCTAGTTTGCAATCGATTGGCTGCCAACTAGACTGTGCTATGTAGTACACTATGAACTCGTTAAAGAAGACCAGCAGCAACGTCAGAGCCACAAAGCCGCGGCACACTAATCTGTTTCTTTCGGGGATTACAATTGGTTGGATTAATTGGTTGGGTTTATTGGGATGAAGGCTTTTTCGACCCACCTATTAACTACGCGCAAGGAAGCCATAATCCCGGCTATGCCACATTGGTTTGGATTGCTTGATTAATACTTTCGGTTGTATGCTGCCAAATGCAAGTGCCTTACATCGCGTCTATATGCATACGGTCTATATTTAAATCTGCACTGCCCATGCAATATTTACGCAAGTCTGCTCATCTTTTGGGGAATGTGGAGCTGCTGCAACGGACGGCGGTCAACTGGCCAGAACCACCGCATCACCGATTTCAGGGCATACGCTTAATTGGATTAGAAAACAAAGCATGGAGGGCCGTAACAAACAGCGTGTTTCGCCTTTTACCTTTCTCCTCTGTCGTTTTGGCCATGCGCGCCATCGGCTTTTGAAAGCGGGAAATTCCGTTACAGCTTTTGCCGGCTGCAGGTGCCAGTAATTGTGCAATTATCTTTATCTAATGTTTGCTCTTCCTGCATTAATCGCGGAAGTGTGGCAACGCCACAGCTGTTTGCCAAgcacaacaaacaaatctaGAGATGGGCGCGCGACAGAATCCTGCAAGACTTAGGTAGCGAAAGGCACGAGTCCGAGTTGTTAAATCTTTAATAACTGTATTTAAGCTATGTGTTAAGTTTTCTTGATTTAGTACCAAATTTAGAgctgaaatattttagcttattcataattaaacaaagttaaaaacaataaataaaattgtaacgAACATATTCTGAAAACAGCTGAAATGCAATCGAGAAATAATCGCAAATAAATCTGGCCACACTTCCGCGCAACATCTGGCAACGCTCCGTGCGTGGATTAATGGCGTGCCACTCCACATAAACGCTCCTCagttttaccaattttaacaACATACATTTTAACAACATACGCGCCGCAAAACAACGCCAACGGGCGAAAATGTGTAAATAGCTTGTCACCGCGATTCCTTCCACAGTGCAGCAATTTCCAGGAGCGTGCGTTTGGAGCGCAGATCGAGAGCAGCGGTTCGcaaaattgccaaaatttgtGCCGCCGCCTGCCCGTAGTGTAAAGTAAGATTGCAAATGCCAAAAACTGCGTCGTTCACTTGCCGAAAACATTGAGAAACGGCAGAGcaaacagttttaattttggagctttgtattttgttgtttgtgaAGCAAAATAACTGCAATATTCGCCAGTGTGCGGCTgcaagtgtgtgtgcgtgtgtgtggggCTGCGTGCGTGACTGTGTGCGTGATGCCACCCTCCGATTTTCCAATGTTATTTTGAGGGTCGCGTACATTAGTTGTTGTTATTACGCGCATTGATGCACCTGCCACTGAATCCTTGGAATACTAGCTTGCAGGTAGCTTTTTTTGGCCGGTGAGGATGACGGACATAGTGTACCCCACTGGATGTCGGCCGCTGGTCGAGGATTTGGGCACGGATGAGCTGATACGTCGCCTCAAGGTGAGTTATTCTAAGCCCCGCtctttaaaaaccttttaactATGGATAAATCTCTTGGCCAGACCCTCGCCAATGTACTGCAGACCATGGACCAGGACGACAATCTCTACCAGCAGTACATTCCCTTGGCACTCCACCTACTGGACGACTTCTTTATGCAGCACAGTTCCCGCGATGTCCAGCTCTTAATCGCTTGCTGCGTGGCAGATGTCCTGCGCGTTTATGCGCCCGAGGCGCCCTACAAAGAGCAAGATCAAatcaaaactatatttaagtttttcatcAAGCAACTGCATGGACTGAAGGATCCCCGTGATCCCTCCTTCAAGCGTTATTTCTATCTGCTGGAGAATCTGGCCTTTGTCAAGTCGTTTAACATGTGCTTCGAGCTGGAGGACTGCCAGGAGATCTTCCAGGAGCTATTTAGCACCATCTTCAAGATTGTCAAGTGAGCTGAGCTTGTCCTGAAgcataaaacacttttaaaaataatcaaatgatTGATATCTTTGCAGCGACCAGCACAGCGTCAAGGTTACTAACTTTTTTCTAGACGTGCTGAGTCCGTTAATCACAGAAGCAGATAATCTTTCGGTGGAATTGTTGGACCTCATACTGATCAACATTGTGGAGCCGTACAAATCTAACAACAAGTTTGCCTGCCAACTAACCGAACAACTGCTCACCAAAACAGGCGATGCTCTGGAGTCCACCATCAAAATGGTAATAGTTGGTTTGCCTGTGGTTCCCCAGTCTGTTAAAACAAATCTCTGATCAATAGTTCTTCAATCGTGCTTTGGTAATGGATAAACCAAACACTAAACTGTCcattacaaacaaaatctaCGATATCATCTATGAGCTTAACCGCATCAATGCGGACCTGCTGTGCTCAGTGCTGCCCCAACTGGAGAACAAACTGCTGTCCACAGACGATTCTGAAAGACTAAGTGAGCAATTTAGCAGCATTTTGCTTTATTCACTTATAAGTAAACACATTAATTACGTTTCCACAGAGGCCACCACTCTCCTGGCCCGCATGTTCTCCGAAAAGGACTCACAGCTGTCGAAGAAGTACCAGAACCTGCTGAAAATCTTCTTCGGACGCTTCTGCGACATCACCGAGCCAGTTCGCATCAAGTGCGTCCAGTCGTCCATGCACTTCCTGCTCAACCACCCGATCCTTCAAGCGGACATCACCGAGAAGTTGCGGCTAAGGAACCACGATCTGGACGAGGTTGTTCGCCACGAAGTGGTGATGGCCATTGTGGAGACTGCCAAGCGTGACTTTAGTCTGGTGCTTGAGGCGCCCGAACTCCTGGAGATCGTGCGCGAGCGGACGCTGGACAAGAAGTACAAGATTCGCAGGGACGCGATGAACGGTCTGGCCTACATTTACAAGCGAGCGATCTGCGAACCCAACGACTTGAGTACCGGACTCAAAGTGCGTGTGGACTGGATCAAGAACAAGATACTGCACGGCTACTACAAAGTGGGCTTGGAGGATCGGCTGCTCGTGGAACGCCTGCTCATCACCTGTCTGGTGCCCTACAAACTGGCTCCCGAGGAGCGCATGAAGAAGCTGTACCATCTGCTGGGCGATTTGGATGCCAACGCCACCAAGGCATTCGTGGAGCTGCAGAAGAACCAAATGAAGACCCGCAACACGGTCAGCGATTGGATCAAACTGCACCACTCCAAGGAGTTTACGCCGCGTGTGCTCAGCCAGCTGAGCGCTAAACAGGCAAACATAGCCAAGTGCGTTTCGTAAGAGTCGCTGGCTAAGGGAATAGTAACTAATGCCGTGCCTTTGCAGATTGCTGCCAGATCCCCTGAAAGCGGCCGAGTACCTCACCCAGTTTAGCAACAACCTGCGCAAGGATGCCCAGCTACTGCGCTGCATCAACATTGTCCTGAAGCGAGACGTAAGCTGCCGGGAGTGCGCCGATACGATGGGAGTTCTGCTGAAAAAGCTGGGCGCCCACGTCCACTCGAATCTGTACTACAACACCGTCAAGATGCTGATTGAACGCGTGGCCTCGGTGATGGTCGACAAAGAATCCGTTGGCGTGCTTATTGGGTAAGCCGACTTGCAGGCTACCCTTATCTCAGGCTAAGTCCTCTTATCTTCCTGTTCAGACTCATTGAGCAGTGCATTGAAGGAGGTCCCATGTGCGAGGAGATTGGCATCTCGCCACAGGAAGCGGGCGAGCGCGGACTCAAGCTGTTAAGCGTgagttttttgataaaaaaaatgcaagatAAGGAAGTCCATGTGTTTAAGTTCGCCCTTTACTTGCAGATGCTTTCCTACGTCTTCTCGGCTCACTTTTTCACCGACACTTCGCTGCGTCATTTGATTTCCCTGCTGAGCTACGAGCAAGATTATGTTGCTCCGCTGGTCCTGAAGACTCTCACTCATCTGGGACGGTATCAGCCACTGAT contains:
- the LOC128254226 gene encoding LOW QUALITY PROTEIN: tyrosine-protein kinase-like otk (The sequence of the model RefSeq protein was modified relative to this genomic sequence to represent the inferred CDS: inserted 1 base in 1 codon), with the protein product MGLNGRRLLSCGLGFCCLILCSYAAPLSLEDVSIARGPQSSITIKEQSPLQLPCDYQLPDGYLQSSSVILRWRKDNKTLRQVELGRMSSTTSEPQLETMLREDSRVTLNRDSGALQFNSVLASDAGQYQCQLLIEGSPAASSISGVLVVIEQLKFVPQPTXKNLELGSLSKVHCKAQGTPPPQVKWMRETQLPLPANVTDQNGTLIFSQVSNEQRGQYTCIASNSQGQISATVSINVVVAPKFSVPPEGPIEVAEAGTAVIHCQAVGEPKPTIQWDKDLTYLNENNTDAERFLLMENGTLEIRNVRPEDEGRYGCTIGSSAGLKREDVLLVVRSSKSASNSIVTRIIIVIICLAFLYFVLVLGLKVWYRYRRHLGKVQLEDGGHANGPTDGQDHQDHPENEPCLTDVNSSKTLKSKLRESVILEQESQVADDIV
- the LOC128254228 gene encoding metallophosphoesterase 1 isoform X2 yields the protein MASLRVVNRLVCRGFVALTLLLVFFNEFIVYYIAQSSWQPIDCKLDNCTRLLLIADPQILGNSYDRSSHSPLARYDSDRYLAKTFERALAFTQPHIIIFLGDLLDEGNIATAQEYKQYVQRFRRIYQNKKFKKFRMISAFFQRVHVPGDNDIGGENGDYISNSNQRRFENEFMSEDLFDYDNHLRFFKINRMLLDFTNPDRDNNADRLRIGVSHAPLLIGGGPLLRAIISDLDPHIIFSGHWHESRIFIYPSTKVINFYENAVRHFDLKALKEQEHSYLEIMVPTSSYRMGKSKIGIGYAVLENYNLSYTVLWQPNRFILLFTYVFWGLFVVCGAVVFKMMTRCPFRVAKRQTLYNRVSTIPQF
- the LOC128254224 gene encoding sister chromatid cohesion protein PDS5 homolog A, which translates into the protein MTDIVYPTGCRPLVEDLGTDELIRRLKTLANVLQTMDQDDNLYQQYIPLALHLLDDFFMQHSSRDVQLLIACCVADVLRVYAPEAPYKEQDQIKTIFKFFIKQLHGLKDPRDPSFKRYFYLLENLAFVKSFNMCFELEDCQEIFQELFSTIFKIVNDQHSVKVTNFFLDVLSPLITEADNLSVELLDLILINIVEPYKSNNKFACQLTEQLLTKTGDALESTIKMFFNRALVMDKPNTKLSITNKIYDIIYELNRINADLLCSVLPQLENKLLSTDDSERLKATTLLARMFSEKDSQLSKKYQNLLKIFFGRFCDITEPVRIKCVQSSMHFLLNHPILQADITEKLRLRNHDLDEVVRHEVVMAIVETAKRDFSLVLEAPELLEIVRERTLDKKYKIRRDAMNGLAYIYKRAICEPNDLSTGLKVRVDWIKNKILHGYYKVGLEDRLLVERLLITCLVPYKLAPEERMKKLYHLLGDLDANATKAFVELQKNQMKTRNTVSDWIKLHHSKEFTPRVLSQLSAKQANIAKLLPDPLKAAEYLTQFSNNLRKDAQLLRCINIVLKRDVSCRECADTMGVLLKKLGAHVHSNLYYNTVKMLIERVASVMVDKESVGVLIGLIEQCIEGGPMCEEIGISPQEAGERGLKLLSMLSYVFSAHFFTDTSLRHLISLLSYEQDYVAPLVLKTLTHLGRYQPLIDDTTPAILEELAPVCKDFALIGTPKQAKHAVRCIFVNSQSSTATDGAAGGAGSASTTTQTVHPIFNEIIETLRLKLTPNCEHQRTKIVTLGHIAYNMPQAFLTPIKNMIARRIVKELLIQEVPAQRDYDLPEESDWCAQEELPPDTLCKLDALKAMARWLLGLRTDEHAAQKTFRMLAAFVNQRGDLLGQNRLCGAEKSWLRLGAACAMLKVCEQKGVGDQYSAEQYLQLSQLMVDPVPEVREIFARKLHKGLGRSLPRNCLPLDFMGLYVLAGLETDRKLQDLVRHYTETDVNKRREYLKTVAMTSPDSSTESQSLHILPDYMLAFAIPVLVHDPRFTNHEDYVQLRKMEKCLRFVLEPLMAKRESFVHSFYKQLLQLIKHREFSQGSDKRDNYKMWALCDLAMYIIDSKFSPFDANTSTFSMPLALPEMYYKQPAAANFQNNEVYIPLDVYTLGVKSTSKPATTAMTTSRAAAASKRPAEPSILDDDNPQENNLFDNIRAADTTEPMAKRTRAGASSAKS
- the LOC128254228 gene encoding metallophosphoesterase 1 isoform X4, encoding MASLRVVNRLVCRGFVALTLLLVFFNEFIVYYIAQSSWQPIDCKLDNCTRLLLIADPQILGNSYDRSSHSPLARYDSDRYLAKTFERALAFTQPHIIIFLGDLLDEGNIATAQEYKQYVQRFRRIYQNKKFKKRVHVPGDNDIGGENGDYISNSNQRRFENEFMSEDLFDYDNHLRFFKINRMLLDFTNPDRDNNADRLRIGVSHAPLLIGGGPLLRAIISDLDPHIIFSGHWHESRIFIYPSTKVINFYENAVRHFDLKALKEQEHSYLEIMVPTSSYRMGKSKIGIGYAVLENYNLSYTVLWQPNRFILLFTYVFWGLFVVCGAVVFKMMTRCPFRVAKRQTLYNRVSTIPQF
- the LOC128254228 gene encoding uncharacterized protein LOC128254228 isoform X1, producing MASLRVVNRNRLVCRGFVALTLLLVFFNEFIVYYIAQSSWQPIDCKLDNCTRLLLIADPQILGNSYDRSSHSPLARYDSDRYLAKTFERALAFTQPHIIIFLGDLLDEGNIATAQEYKQYVQRFRRIYQNKKFKKFRMISAFFQRVHVPGDNDIGGENGDYISNSNQRRFENEFMSEDLFDYDNHLRFFKINRMLLDFTNPDRDNNADRLRIGVSHAPLLIGGGPLLRAIISDLDPHIIFSGHWHESRIFIYPSTKVINFYENAVRHFDLKALKEQEHSYLEIMVPTSSYRMGKSKIGIGYAVLENYNLSYTVLWQPNRFILLFTYVFWGLFVVCGAVVFKMMTRCPFRVAKRQTLYNRVSTIPQF
- the LOC128254228 gene encoding metallophosphoesterase 1 isoform X3, whose amino-acid sequence is MASLRVVNRNRLVCRGFVALTLLLVFFNEFIVYYIAQSSWQPIDCKLDNCTRLLLIADPQILGNSYDRSSHSPLARYDSDRYLAKTFERALAFTQPHIIIFLGDLLDEGNIATAQEYKQYVQRFRRIYQNKKFKKRVHVPGDNDIGGENGDYISNSNQRRFENEFMSEDLFDYDNHLRFFKINRMLLDFTNPDRDNNADRLRIGVSHAPLLIGGGPLLRAIISDLDPHIIFSGHWHESRIFIYPSTKVINFYENAVRHFDLKALKEQEHSYLEIMVPTSSYRMGKSKIGIGYAVLENYNLSYTVLWQPNRFILLFTYVFWGLFVVCGAVVFKMMTRCPFRVAKRQTLYNRVSTIPQF